In Acidobacteriota bacterium, the DNA window CGTGCTCTGGAAGAGCGTGAACCCGAAGGACTGCAGCGGGGTCCCTCCCTGGGACCTCATCATGTTGTAGTACAGGGCGCCCGCATACGGATGGCCCATGTAGTCGTTGAAGAAGGAGTCGCGGTCCCACGTCGGAGCCTCGCTCCACGCGCGCTTGTAATTGGCGGAACCCCGCTGAGCGCGCGGTGTCGTCCCACTTCGTGAACTGGCTGGGCAGAAGCGCCAGGATGACGCCGCTTGCGATCTCCGTGCCGGTGATGATGAGGGTTCCCCGGAGGAATTTCTTCGCGTAGGGCGAGTCCCAGTTCCGGACGCCCCGCAGCGTGTCCCCGGGAGGCGGCTGCGGCCACCGGGGCTGCTGGACGGCGATTCCGCCCGTCCAGTCGGCGGGCAGCTGTAGCTCCTCCGAATCGAAGTCCTTGAGCGTGAAGCCGAAGTCCCCCGTCGGAAGGGACGCGGAATCGTCCTCGAGACTGACGCCCAGGTCCCTGAAGACCGAGTCGGGCAGATGGAATTCGGCGATTCCCGGGCCCGGCAGAGCAGAGTCGTCCCGGGCCTGGACCGGGGCGGCCAGGGACGTGTCGGCGCTCGCGCCCCGGGTTGGGAGGGCGAGCATCAGGGCGGCCGCAATCGCGGCCAGTTCGGCACTGCGTGTGAGTCTCAAGATTGAAAGTGTCGCGGCCTTCGCCGCCACTGGGGAGATTAAGCATACACAAAGTGTTCGTCGTTGATGCACCTGCGCCCCTGGCCGCGCGGGCGTGCGCTATCGTGAGGAAGTGAGAGCCGCCGAGAGCGCAAGGGCCGTCGTGTCGACGTTCGTCCTTCACCTCCGCCCCGTCCGTGTCCCGGCCGCGGCAATCCGCTTCACGCACACGTTCGGACTCGGCGGGTCGTCGCTCGTCCTCCTCTCGATCCTCCTCGTCACGGGCTCGCTCCTGATGTTCGCACACGCCCAGTGTTCGGCGACGCGTACGCGTCGATCGAGAAGCTGCAGACGGACGACGTTCGGAGCGTTCGTCCGCTCGGTCCACCACTGGAGCGCGAACCTCCTCGTCCTCGTCGCGGTCTTCCACCTGCTGCGCGTCGTCTTCACGGGTGGCTTCCTCGGCGCGCGCGCGCTGAACTGGCTCGTCGGCCTCTTCCTCCTCGCTGCGATCGCGGCGTCGGCCTTCACGGGCTACCTTCTGCCGTGGGACCAGCTCGCGTACTGGGCGGTCACGATCGTCACGGGGATGGCGGCGTACGTCCCGCTCGCGGGGCCCGCGCTCGCCGCGTTCCTCCGCGGCGGC includes these proteins:
- a CDS encoding cytochrome b N-terminal domain-containing protein translates to MRAAESARAVVSTFVLHLRPVRVPAAAIRFTHTFGLGGSSLVLLSILLVTGSLLMFAHAQCSATRTRRSRSCRRTTFGAFVRSVHHWSANLLVLVAVFHLLRVVFTGGFLGARALNWLVGLFLLAAIAASAFTGYLLPWDQLAYWAVTIVTGMAAYVPLAGPALAAFLRGGEEIGPATLGTYFALHTQWLPVLLFAGAGFQFWRVRKAGG